The Streptococcus suis DNA window TGAGTGGATTAGTCTGTTAGATGCTTGTAATATTAGAACTGGTAAGTTGGATTCCAATATGGAGGAGCCTGAAGGAAATTATCCATTTTTTACTTGTGCTCCGAAACCACATAGAATCAACTCTTTTAGTTTTGAGGGTGATGTAATAATATTAGCTGGAAATAACGCGGCAGGAAATTTTCACTGTCAAAGATATTCCGGAAAATTTGACGCATATCAGAGAACGTATGTGATAACTGCGGGATCTAATTTTGACATTGATTATATTTTTTACTACTTAAAGCTTAATCTGATATATTTTTCAAAAAAATCACAAGGATCTCAAACTAAATTTTTGACAATGACCATTCTGAATGATTTTGTTATCAAAGTTCTACCTATTGATGAGCAGCAAAAAATTTCTAAATTACTTAAATTTCTTGACCAAAAAATCGCTCTGAATAACCATATTAACGAAGAGTTGGAGGCTATGGCTAAGACCCTCTATGATTATTGGTTTGTGCAGTTTGATTTCCCTGATGAAAATGGCAAGCCCTACAAGTCCTCTGGTGGTAAAATGGTTTATAACGACCAACTCAAACGGGAAATCCCAGAAGGGTGGGGAGTGGATTCGTTATGGAATATTGCTACTTTTTATAATGGTTTAGCTATGCAAAAATTTCGACCAGCTTCTGAAACTGATGAAAGTCTTCCAGTAATAAAAATCAGAGAAATGTTTTCTGGTTTTTCAAAAGATACAGAAAAAGCAAGCACAGCTATACCTAAAGAAGCTATTATTGAAGCTGGTGATATTTTATTCTCATGGTCAGCAACTTTAGAAGTTATACTTTGGGGAGGGGAGAAAGGGGCTCTAAATCAACATATTTTTAAAGTCACCTCAGAAAAATATCCAAAATCTTTTATTTATAATGAGTTAAGAAGTTACTTGAAAGTGTTCAAAACCATTGCTGAACTTAGAAAAACAACTATGGGTCATATTACTCAAGATCATCTGAAACAAGCTATGATAATTGTTCCTCCAAATGATTTAATAGATGAGATTCATAATCGCATATCCCCTATATTGAAGCAACAATTGGATTTGAAACAACAAAACCAAGAACTGACCCAACTCCGTGATTGGCTCTTGCCCATGCTGATGAATGGGCAGGCTAGGGTGGAGGATAAAACATAGAAATTGTAAGAAAATGGTTATTTAGAATTAGTACAGGGGATGTAGAAAATTTACCAATCTCCCACGAAGATGATGAGTCAGATATTCTTAAGATTTCAATTCCTGTTTCATTTCTCTGGATTGTAATATCAATAATAGGCATTATTAATTTCTGGTAGTTGTTAGACTCTTTAAAGTGTCGATATTGTATTATTGTTAAATCCCCCTAATCATTTCGACGAGGGGGATATTTTCTATGTTGTCTCCAATTCTTTTCCTTGTGGCAAAACAGTTTTGATTTCAATGGTGGAAGGGTTAGATTCTACCTTATTTTTCTGTCTATTTCGCTCTGAAAAATCTTGGCGAATATCGTTTAGGATTTGTAAGATGACCTTCTCACTAGCGTTGGCATCATAACTTACCTTATTGACCAAGTGGTTATACAGA harbors:
- a CDS encoding restriction endonuclease subunit S; amino-acid sequence: MSEWISLLDACNIRTGKLDSNMEEPEGNYPFFTCAPKPHRINSFSFEGDVIILAGNNAAGNFHCQRYSGKFDAYQRTYVITAGSNFDIDYIFYYLKLNLIYFSKKSQGSQTKFLTMTILNDFVIKVLPIDEQQKISKLLKFLDQKIALNNHINEELEAMAKTLYDYWFVQFDFPDENGKPYKSSGGKMVYNDQLKREIPEGWGVDSLWNIATFYNGLAMQKFRPASETDESLPVIKIREMFSGFSKDTEKASTAIPKEAIIEAGDILFSWSATLEVILWGGEKGALNQHIFKVTSEKYPKSFIYNELRSYLKVFKTIAELRKTTMGHITQDHLKQAMIIVPPNDLIDEIHNRISPILKQQLDLKQQNQELTQLRDWLLPMLMNGQARVEDKT